The stretch of DNA TACTTTCTATTTTATTTTTAGGAGAACGAGTTGATGCTTGGCGCTGGCTAGCTATATTGGTTGGCTTGGCGGGTGTTTGGGTAATATTGAGGCCTGGCTCGGAGGCCTTTCATCCAGCAGCGCTGGTGGTTTTCGTGTCGACTTTTCTCTATGCGGTAGTGGCAGTTTCTTCGCGGTTGCTTTCGGAAACTGAAAATAGTATTTCTTTAACTTTCTATATGCTGCCTGTTTCCATTGTTGCTTCGGGGGTTATGGCGCCACAGGTATGGGTCGGCCCGGATATATTCGATTGGACTTTGTTGGTTTGTTGTGGATTGTTTGGATTGGCAGGGTTTTGGGCGATTACACAAGCCTTTCGTTACGCTCCAGCATCCGTGGTTTCACCCTTCGAATATACTTCAATGATATGGGCAATCTTATTAGGGTACTTTCTATGGTCAGAGGTGCCAGATAACTACACCCTCTATGGTGCAGGTATGGTTGTGCTCAGTTCGTTTTTAATGACCGCTAGAGAACGTCGCGCTGAATCAAAGCAACTGCGCGAAGTCAGGTTAAAAACAACATTAGAAGAGTCTTCTTAGATTTTATTTCGTTTTAAACTTCGAATCAGAAAGCGCCCAGGGTTTAATGCGTGCGTGAGTTGTGTGGAAATTGGGAACGGTTCCTGGTTGATATAAGCGGCAATTAACTCGCCAGCCAAAGGACAGGAGGTAAGTCCTTTAGAGCCGTGTCCCACACTAAGATAAAGACCTGGCAAATAGGTGCCTCTTACTGTGGTTTGAAACAGGGCATTCTTGCGCAATGAAGCGTAATCGGAAAGAAAAG from Pseudomonadales bacterium encodes:
- a CDS encoding DMT family transporter, producing the protein MINRQLRGILWMLAGVFFMVCLDALVKWLSARYSVYQVLFIRNSVAMGVVFILLAFRNQFGQLKTSRKGWHFVRSVLAFLLNFGFFYALANQPLANVLAITFIAPSLVALLSILFLGERVDAWRWLAILVGLAGVWVILRPGSEAFHPAALVVFVSTFLYAVVAVSSRLLSETENSISLTFYMLPVSIVASGVMAPQVWVGPDIFDWTLLVCCGLFGLAGFWAITQAFRYAPASVVSPFEYTSMIWAILLGYFLWSEVPDNYTLYGAGMVVLSSFLMTARERRAESKQLREVRLKTTLEESS